The following coding sequences are from one Paracoccus alcaliphilus window:
- a CDS encoding MBL fold metallo-hydrolase: protein MHQPLTILAPNPSPLTGPGTNTFLLGRRHIAVIDPGPDDPGHRAAILEAAAGRITHILVTHAHLDHSEGAAALSRATGAPVLAFGDALAGRSALMQRMAAEGLVGGGEGLDHSFTPDQILDDGAVVETPDWTIRAIHTPGHAANHLSFAFEDMLFCGDIVLGWSSTLISPPDGDLGDYFRSLDRIATLAPTRLLPAHGQPVEAPAARLTELARHRRERTAQILTQLRQGPADAPTLAARIYDVPAAQLPAATRNVLAHLLALSALGAVDPEGEPSARTRFSLA from the coding sequence ATCGCCGTCATCGACCCCGGTCCCGACGATCCCGGCCACCGCGCCGCGATTCTGGAGGCCGCGGCCGGGCGCATCACCCATATCCTCGTGACCCATGCGCATCTGGACCACAGCGAAGGCGCCGCCGCCCTGTCACGCGCGACAGGGGCGCCGGTGCTGGCCTTCGGCGATGCGCTTGCCGGACGCTCGGCCCTGATGCAGCGCATGGCGGCCGAAGGGCTGGTCGGTGGCGGCGAGGGTCTGGACCACAGCTTCACCCCCGACCAGATCCTCGACGATGGCGCGGTGGTCGAGACCCCCGACTGGACCATCCGCGCGATCCACACGCCGGGCCATGCCGCCAACCACCTCAGCTTCGCCTTCGAGGACATGCTGTTCTGCGGCGATATCGTGCTGGGCTGGTCCTCGACGCTGATCTCGCCGCCCGACGGTGATCTGGGCGACTATTTCCGCAGCCTCGACCGGATCGCGACGCTGGCGCCCACGCGGCTGCTGCCCGCCCACGGCCAGCCCGTCGAGGCCCCCGCCGCCCGCCTGACCGAGCTGGCCCGCCACCGCCGCGAACGCACCGCGCAGATCCTGACGCAGCTGCGCCAAGGCCCGGCCGATGCACCCACGCTGGCCGCCCGAATCTATGACGTGCCCGCCGCCCAGTTGCCTGCCGCAACCCGCAACGTGCTGGCGCATCTGCTGGCGCTGTCGGCGCTTGGCGCGGTCGATCCCGAGGGCGAACCCTCCGCCCGCACAAGATTTTCGCTTGCCTGA
- a CDS encoding IS630 family transposase — translation MKTNLTRLRGRALRGTRLTMDAPFGSWGTQTLIAGLTPDALIAPWCIRGAMDGPAFAAWVREVLIPEIEPGTVVILDNLATHHNKQAAEALRAHRCWFLYLPPYSPDLNPIEMAFAKLKAHLRRIGARTFTDVFKAIGEVCDLFDPGECWNYFKAAGYVAG, via the coding sequence GTGAAGACCAACCTCACCCGCCTGCGGGGACGTGCCCTGCGCGGCACACGCCTGACCATGGATGCGCCCTTCGGCAGCTGGGGAACACAGACCCTGATCGCCGGGCTCACACCGGATGCCCTGATTGCGCCCTGGTGCATCCGGGGCGCAATGGACGGCCCCGCCTTCGCAGCCTGGGTTCGCGAGGTCCTGATCCCGGAGATCGAGCCGGGAACCGTGGTGATCCTCGACAACCTTGCCACCCACCACAACAAGCAGGCTGCTGAGGCTCTGCGTGCCCATCGCTGCTGGTTTCTCTATCTGCCGCCATATTCGCCGGACCTGAACCCCATCGAAATGGCATTCGCAAAACTCAAGGCGCACCTGCGCAGGATCGGGGCAAGAACATTTACCGACGTCTTCAAGGCCATCGGCGAAGTCTGTGATCTCTTCGATCCCGGCGAATGTTGGAACTACTTCAAGGCCGCAGGATATGTCGCAGGTTAA